A single Acropora palmata chromosome 5, jaAcrPala1.3, whole genome shotgun sequence DNA region contains:
- the LOC141881313 gene encoding uncharacterized protein LOC141881313 produces MAVYFVLLCSIALLCSAGAFHTKRQISGLEGSIGPMGPPGPVGRRGPTGDPGPPGVPGVQGPPGPPAPPGPAGRK; encoded by the exons ATGGCAGTTTACTTTGTGCTACTTTGCTCAATTGCTCTGCTGTGCTCTGCTGGTGCATTTCATA CAAAACGCCAAATATCCGGGTTGGAGGGATCAATAGGGCCAATGGGACCTCCCGGACCTGTAGGAAGAAGGGGACCAACCGGGGATCCCGGACCACCCGGAGTTCCCGGAGTTCAAGGACCTCCTGGCCCACCAGCACCACCTGGTCCAGCTGGAAGGAAATAA
- the LOC141881310 gene encoding uncharacterized protein LOC141881310 has product MDVKILTSLIVFLSIIFLNNAKPTEEFVNRVLRNNPLPCPQSCCKKCCTNVCKKGCIFSCCANRNLGPYPDPPPPPPPFPPPTAKIIPGPPGADGLCGLPGPQGPKGCPGCSGPPGPPGPPGPPGRR; this is encoded by the exons ATGGATGTCAAAATATTAACTTCATTGATAGTGTTTCTGTCTATCATTTTTCTCAATAATGCCAAACCAACAGAGGAATTCG TCAACAGGGTGTTGAGAAACAATCCACTACCTTGCCCACAGTCCTGTTGTAAGAAGTGCTGCACAAACGTCTGCAAAAAGGGTTGCATCTTTTCATGCTGCGCCAACCGTAACTTAGGCCCGTATCCAGATCCACCGCCTCCACCCCCACCATTCCCTCCCCCGACGGCAAAAATTATCCCAGGACCTCCAGGTGCTGATGGTTTGTGTGGATTACCAGGACCTCAGGGACCCAAAGGTTGCCCTGGATGTTCCGGACCACCAGGACCACCCGGACCTCCTGGCCCCCCTGGCCGCCGATAA
- the LOC141881308 gene encoding uncharacterized protein LOC141881308: MNLKIAILVIALCLCYAQAKSTRGTKRCCPCCPPPPPPPPPVQQIAGPMGPIGPPGCSGPPGSPGCPGWKGCAGPQGIPGPPGPVGPLGAPGPMGPKGCPGNPGLPGCPGLKGCPGCAGPPGPPGAPGPQGLSGAPAPAPCPPPPPPPCCPAPACCK, translated from the exons atgaatttaaaaatagcAATTCTGGTAATTGCGTTGTGTTTGTGCTATGCACAAGCTAAATCCACGAGAG GAACCAAGCGGTGTTGCCCGTGTTGCCCACCACCACCtccaccccctcccccagTGCAACAAATCGCAGGACCAATGGGACCAATAGGACCACCTGGATGCTCCGGACCCCCAGGATCCCCCGGTTGCCCCGGGTGGAAAGGATGTGCTGGACCACAGGGAATCCCCGGACCACCGGGCCCCGTAGGCCCTCTCGGCGCACCTGGACCAATGGGACCTAAAGGATGCCCCGGAAACCCTGGACTTCCAGGATGCCCCGGCCTGAAAGGATGCCCTGGATGCGCAGGACCCCCTGGACCACCCGGCGCTCCTGGACCCCAAGGACTTTCTGGAGCCCCAGCCCCTGCACCATGCCCACCTCCCCCACCGCCACCATGTTGTCCTGCTCCTGCTTGCTGCAAGTAA
- the LOC141881294 gene encoding uncharacterized protein LOC141881294, whose amino-acid sequence MNTSGNAVNGLFEIDDVHLTMSICPRHRDSFGIRWRCKKKFCAVPPSWAPHRARQLRGDRSITFIQSKLIFKMTSTLVPVGSPICRLCRGLLSSPNPMIPEIQIESAVSEESTGESSSKPAPKTTSSSPPGESTENETDDEIISRSDEARSDSLCEAMENVAIISDDTSLYVAKETGPSSSDLSEDSRDTANLFLRRAKLNEFLVASGKAVVAQPKKPWSQMLDARTKQVYIDKAKDAVVAALEVIIPDDAGGLWEALKTSGGVESSLGVPSETNPSDDKYLRSLAETYENASSWDTRRQVLSIMADLVPYSLLQRYLPGITEYRVKTARQHTVQHGRGIAVLISKSPRMRVDYAKLDHFLVFITSPHVILDLPFGERLLCLADGSVLETPNLIRTMIPERVVAQYAQFCKENNFTPFSRSTMLRILSSCAATVQKSLQGLDYIAADGGKAFDDLISMVPKLRSEDRTCISQLQRVLKESKQYIKADYKVHASSYGTIPDHCIAYALSDPKDVHLRNDCDHNHDDSCSQCELLKAALTEIRDAISEAQLSQDERDDLSYTFTQSVQAIESWKAHQIRSLQQDKARITVLERLDETSVLITQDWAMKWLPQKYRETQADWFGKRGLSWHISVVVRRIAEDHQQQTFVHIIEECSQDASAVVQIIHQILKTLKAEHPEISNAALRQDNAGCYHSVSMLSACRLMGAATGIHVKRVDFSDPQGGKGPCDRKAATIKAHVRRYINEGHDVLTARDFKDAVLSYGGVKGVRVALVTDASQQPQQELSGRWSGISFLNNFLYQKDCVTVWKAFDIGQGNTIPWSQLQVPNRLPQGFKAELSQGDLIS is encoded by the exons ATGAACACTTCGGGGAATGCAGTGAACG GTTTGTTCGAAATTGATGATGTTCATCTCACCATGTCTATTTGTCCAAGACATCGAGATTCATTTGGCATTAGGTGGCgatgcaaaaagaaattctGTGCTGTTCCGCCAAGCTGGGCACCTCATCGGGCCAGGCAACTGAGAGGAGATCGAAGTATTACATTTATTCAGTCGAAACTAATTTTCAAGATGACCAGTACTCTAGTGCCGGTAGGGTCTC CAATTTGTCGGTTGTGTCGTGGTTTATTGAGTTCACCAAATCCAATGATTCCAGAAATACAAATAGAGTCTGCTGTATCCGAAGAGTCAACAGGTGAATCCTCTAGCAAACCAGCCCCTAAAACAACGTCGTCATCACCACCGGGCGAGTCTACTGAAAACGAAACT GATGATGAGATAATAAGTAGAAGCGATGAAGCCAGAAGTGATTCGTTGTGTGAGGCCATGGAAAATGTAGCTATCATTTCCGATGACACGAGTCTTTATGTCGCTAAAGAAACAGGACCGAGTAGTAGTGACCTCTCTGAAGATAGCAGGGATACTGCTAACCTCTTTCTCCGCCGTGCGAAGCTAAACGAGTTCTTGGTTGCCAGTGGGAAGGCCGTTGTGGCACAGCCTAAAAAACCCTGGAGCCAAATGCTAGACGCTCGTACTAAACAAGTGTACATTGATAAAGCAAAAGATGCAGTGGTTGCAGCGCTGGAAGTTATCATTCCCGATGACGCCGGCGGTTTGTGGGAAGCGCTGAAAACGTCTGGCGGTGTTGAGAGTTCTCTGGGTGTACCGTCTGAGACCAACCCATCTGATGACAAGTACCTTAGGTCCCTAGCAGAAACCTATGAAAATGCTTCAAGCTGGGACACACGACGTCAGGTCCTTTCCATTATGGCAGATCTTGTTCCATACAGTCTCCTCCAGCGGTACTTACCCGGTATAACAGAATATCGTGTTAAGACTGCTCGACAGCACACAGTTCAACACGGGCGTGGTATAGCTGTGCTAATCTCCAAGAGCCCACGAATGCGCGTAGACTATGCTAAACTGGATCATTTTCTAGTTTTCATTACAAGCCCACATGTGATATTGGACCTACCGTTTGGGGAAAGACTGCTTTGTCTCGCAGATGGAAGTGTCCTCGAAACACCCAATCTCATCAGAACAATGATTCCAGAGCGAGTTGTAGCGCAGTATGCTCAGTTCTGTAAAGAGAACAATTTCACACCATTCAGCAGATCTACCATGCTGCGCATTTTGTCTTCCTGTGCCGCGACGGTCCAAAAGTCTCTCCAAGGGCTTGATTACATTGCGGCAGATGGCGGAAAGGCTTTCGACGACCTGATATCAATGGTCCCAAAGCTTCGAAGTGAAGACAGAACGTGTATAAGCCAGTTGCAGAGGGTGCTTAAGGAATCCAAGCAATATATCAAAGCTGATTATAAG gtgcaTGCCTCATCTTATGGAACTATACCTGACCACTGCATCGCATATGCACTAAGCGATCCCAAAGACGTTCATCTTCGTAACGACTGTGACCACAATCATGACGATAGCTGTTCTCAGTGTGAACTGTTAAAGGCTGCTCTGACGGAGATTAGAGATGCTATAAGTGAGGCGCAGCTATCGCAAGACGAGCGAGATGATCTTTCGTATACATTCACTCAGTCTGTGCAAGCAATAGAGTCGTGGAAAGCACATCAAATTAGATCCTTGCAGCAAGATAAGGCACGGATAACTGTCCTGGAAAGACTGGATGAGACATCTGTGCTAATAACACAGGACTGGGCAATGAAATGGCTACCCCAGAAGTACAGGGAGACTCAAGCTGACTGGTTCGGGAAGAGAGGCCTTTCCTGGCATATCAGCGTTGTCGTACGTAGAATTGCTGAAGACCACCAACAGCAGACCTTTGTACACATCATAGAAGAATGCAGCCAAGATGCCAGCGCTGTTGTCCAAATTATTCACCAGATCCTAAAGACCCTGAAGGCAGAACACCCTGAAATATCAAATGCAGCACTCAGACAAGACAATGCTGGCTGCTACCACAGTGTATCCATGCTGTCAGCATGCCGTCTGATGGGAGCTGCAACGGGTATCCATGTAAAGAGGGTGGATTTCAGTGATCCACAAGGCGGCAAAGGCCCTTGTGACAGAAAAGCAGCCACCATCAAAGCTCATGTTCGACGCTACATCAACGAGGGACACGACGTTTTGACAGCGCGTGACTTTAAGGATGCCGTATTATCGTATGGTGGGGTGAAAGGTGTTCGTGTCGCTTTGGTAACTGATGCTTCTCAGCAGCCGCAGCAGGAGTTGTCAGGTCGCTGGAGTGGGATCAGCTTCCTGAACAACTTTCTTTACCAGAAAGACTGTGTTACGGTCTGGAAGGCGTTCGACATTGGACAGGGGAACACCATACCCTGGTCTCAATTACAAG TTCCCAACAGGTTACCGCAGGGCTTTAAAGCTGAGTTATCTCAAGGTGATTTAATTTCATAA
- the LOC141881309 gene encoding uncharacterized protein LOC141881309, giving the protein MDIRLAVLFSLGLAYTASAMHTKRDAFPCGASCMADCAPVCTATCCGSPPPAPPDPPFPAVSPLPLPAPSPIYGIAGHPGRMGPPGVAGGQGPPGSAGAPGPPGPPGPPGPPAPPGPPSPCCAVPPPGK; this is encoded by the exons ATGGATATTCGCCTAGCTGTTTTATTCTCGTTAGGCTTAGCCTACACTGCCTCTGCAATGCACA CGAAAAGAGACGCCTTTCCATGCGGAGCTAGCTGCATGGCAGATTGCGCCCCTGTATGCACGGCAACTTGCTGTGGCAGCCCTCCACCTGCCCCTCCAGATCCACCATTCCCGGCAGTTTCTCCCCTGCCACTTCCAGCCCCATCTCCAATCTATGGGATAGCGGGACATCCAGGACGCATGGGACCACCAGGTGTTGCTGGTGGCCAAGGACCCCCTGGGAGTGCTGGAGCTCCAGGACCTCCGGGACCACCAGGTCCACCAGGACCTCCCGCACCACCCGGTCCCCCGTCTCCGTGCTGCGCTGTTCCCCCTCCAGGAAAGTAA
- the LOC141881306 gene encoding uncharacterized protein LOC141881306: MKSPIFGKWDERIFLYNYSIIHKNYRIILNLKIWQGTRHFSSFRDPARKMKFYLLLCIAVILIASVASRSIEEGSKRCCPPPPPPPPPPAPVAGPPGPAGPPGALGCAGPPGATGCPGWKGAPGVAGPPGPAGKPAPAGPPGPPGLPGAPGPLGPAGCPGLKGCPGLPGAPGLVGPPGPPGPPGPPAPPCCG, from the exons atgaaaagccCAATTTTTGGCAAGTGGGATGAACGTATATTCTTATATAATTATTCAATAATTCACAAGAATTATCGAATCATTTTAAACCTCAAGATTTGGCAAGGTACGAGACATTTTAGCTCTTTTCGCGACCCAGCTAG GAAGATGAAATTCTACTTACTTCTCTGCATTGCAGTTATATTAATTGCATCCGTTGCCTCGCGGTCCATTGAGGAGG GTTCAAAGAGGTGTTGTCCACCACCGCCACCACCTCCACCTCCCCCAGCACCGGTAGCAGGACCACCCGGACCCGCCGGACCTCCAGGTGCCCTTGGTTGTGCTGGACCCCCAGGAGCGACAGGATGCCCAGGTTGGAAGGGAGCTCCTGGAGTAGCCGGGCCCCCAGGACCAGCTGGAAAGCCCGCTCCTGCTGGACCCCCGGGACCACCCGGCCTTCCTGGAGCCCCAGGACCTCTAGGACCCGCTGGTTGCCCAGGCCTCAAAGGATGCCCTGGGCTTCCCGGCGCACCCGGACTTGTAGGACCCCCTGGTCCACCCGGACCACCTGGACCCCCAGCTCCCCCATGCTGTGGTTAA